TTTGCACTCCCTCACTTACAAGAAGCGGAACAGCAAAATTCACAAAGGATAATAGATCCGAATTTAGTTATCGTATTCAAGTTATCATGCAATTGCGACTCATACTAAAATTTTACCTGAAAGCTGAGCATCCCTAACTTTACTGAGTGTGTGTCTCCTCTAGATATGCTGTCCATTTTGATTTTTTGTCATAAACCTATTCTGCTATCTCTCCTCCATAGAGTGGTGAGCACACAGATGTCCCCAGATGTTACCATGAAGATTTTGGTTCATGAGAGTGAAAACTTCAAGGTGAATGAATCACTATTTCATTCGTTGACATTGCAGTGGGAGGAGTGAAATAGTGGGTAACACACCCACGTTCATTGGCTGCTATTGTTAGGAttagggatatttttttttattaatccccctttaaaatatattgaaaaATAGTCACGCAATGAATTATTTACCGCTGTCTGATTACAAAACTATCAATTTGTTGCATGTGTGCCATAATATTAGGTCATCATACACAATGTtgcccgcaacaaaaatgagtttgatacCCCTGGTTTATTGTTTCTCCCGCTTTCCCTCTCTATATGAAGACTGCAGAGCAGTACAGATTGTATGATTGTTTCCGTCTAGTTGTGTTTTCTAACAAAGAAGGGGTAAACTTGTGTTTTCCATTTCTATATAGGCACATTCACCCAAATGCCTGAGTCCATCCAACTTCTTCGGTGATGCTGTCAGCTCTACTTCTGTGTTCCTCACCATGTTTGAACTTCAGTACCTGCAGTCTGCTCCTGTGGACAGAGAATCATGGTACTGTAACACACAACACATTTTAGTTGTTTTCTTTGGTAGTTCTCAAGCCGTGagccttcttcgttttgttttacggcgaggtggcaccagcttcaatgcgcactactgatacctactggttgaagtcatatgaactgaaaaaaagaacgaatcactttaggaagtgtttcgttcactcttgttcactgaaaagattcgttcttttttctttcattctttCCAGGTCCCAGTTTACACCGATGAAATACACTTTGGTACGTCAGACCCTGTCAAGGACCCCATCGGATACGGCCTCTTCTGAGTCTGTACCTTCAGATCCAACTTCCACCCAAAAAGGAAATGTGAGTCCTCGTCTGtctgcatcggacaactctgatTTGGACACGGTTCCAACGCAGCATGCCACTAATCCAGTCCGATCCAGACCAAATGAAGAGGCCTCCCATGAAACTGAGGAGGAAGTTCTACAAAGTTCCACCTATGATAGTTTTCACAGCAGCGGAGGGGAAGGAGAAGACTTGGAGCACAACGCAACCTCGCACCTCAGTGGAGAGGATGGAGGCGCGTGTTGTGAGACAGTATTTGACTCTGGAGAGACAGAGCACTGCAATCAGGACTCACGCAATTGCATATTAGAAGGGCCCAACAGAGGTGCGAGTGGAACCAAGACAACGCCTGTCAACCCCGATGAAACCCCCCTGGTTCCCATGACACTGTACCTGCATAGGGTCAAGGGTCTTGTGCTGGCCCTGCTGGTGGAGCCTCACTTCTTATGTGACCAAGGTGCCATGGAGGAAGTGGTAAGGAGCAACTAATTTCAGCTGTAGTATGTCTGACACAGGGTCTTACATTAAGACTTTTTGGCCCTGTCACAAACGATACTGGcgcatatattatatatatatagacaagTTTCTGTgattatttcatatttaatatCTTTAGACAGTTTTAGGACGCACTAGTTAGCACATCCGccacacagttcagaggtgcaaaGTTTGATTCTGGCTCTGGCCTTCCTctgtagagtttgcatgttctccccatgcctgcataCATTTCCTTTCACATTCCCACAAAAATACGCATGATATTGACCCCTCCAAGTTTtacgtaggtgtgagtgtgaaaaaGTGATTGGCAAAATCAGAAAAGGACTGCTCTTGAGGTATCATTCAAGCCAAAATTATTTGCATAAAAGTCACTGGTGTGCGTAAAATACTATATTGTTCCATAAAAAGATTAttttctgcaattttttttataattggtGATTTGTGGAACCAACCCATCATATTCTATTGCTgttcacaaaaaaaatgaaatcaagtAGAAACACATTTTTGTGTGATAATATTTTCGAATAATATTTCATTTTGGTATTTTctgtatttacaaaaaaaaacactgacgtTCGAAGAATCAGTCGTAACATTCTGACACATTTTTGTGTGATAAtatatcataataataatatttcattTTGGTACTTTCTGCAtttacaaacaaacacactgagCCTCGCATAATCAGTTGTAACGCTCTGAATTGGCTGGCACTCAGTGTTATTTCTGATGCAAAGAGAGAGTTAAAAGATATGTTGACAGTGTTGTCAAGGTTTTTTGGCATATAAAAATCAACAACGTTCATTTCATTATCATATTTATGACATCAGTAAGCCACCATTATTGTCGGAACCTGTCACATTAAAAGTTGATGACCTCTCTGACAGAGCGAAAGATAAAGACTCTTTAATGATATGTCACATTGGAATATTTATAATCCTGGTATAAtccttcaaatttgaatttaagaTTGCCGCTGGCGCTTTTGAAAAGTACGTGGGTGCTCTAACCTGCCTTTGTGATGCTAATGTATGGGCTTTGTCAGCCAGTAAGCTTTGCATTTATGGTTTGTATCCAGTATCACAGCTGCTTGGCGTCGCTAAACGGACTGGAGGCCCATCTCAGAAGCATCTCTCCAGTGGCGCCGGGCACCGCGGGACCCTACATCTTCGCCCACTTCGACTGCGCGCAGAGCACACTAACAAGTGAGGTGTCCTCATTTTCCCTTTGTAAATGTTGCTAAGAGAGCTTGTGCCCCTCAGGACTGTTATCAGCATTCTTTTGTGCGTCAGTCCAGGTGAATGTGGCACTGACACCATTATTGTGTGTCTCTGCAGCCAACCTGTCTGGGCGACCAGGGACAGCCCCCGAGCGTCCTTTTGTCAGAGCCACATCACTCCTTCACTCGCATTTCTGTAACACTGAAACTCTGCAGGAGGCTATTATCAGGTCAGTATGCCAGTGACTGTGATGGTGGTGATTTAGAGCGGTGGGGGTGGGGGCCTCTCGTGGTTCCTTTCACAGAGGGTGGGGGGCAGGGTAAGGATCTGTCATCCGCTCTATCATCACAACACAAGTTTCCCAAAGTGATGCTCATCTCTCATGTCCTTCATGCCACTGCAGGAACGCCTCTACCGCTGTGTACGGCACGCGCAACGCTGCCCACGAGACCTTTTTCCTGCAGCACGGCGTCACGCCAAGGAATTCAGGCATCCCCAACCACCAGGACAGTGCATTCTCCTTGCCCAGCAAGGCTCGGCACAGACTGCTCAAACACGGCGTTAACTTACTCTGACGTGACAGcgcagtattttatttttattttaagccTTTTGTCTTTTAGTAAACCTGAATGTTACGTGTTTGCACAAGTGCCCACTGTATTTCTTACAACTCTCACTCATCTCATTAGACAATGCTTTGCACTGGAAATAATATTAAACATTTGCATTCTGTGAGTCACAATTTCAATTATTGTAGTTGTACTTTACATGTGGTCTATTTATGATCATGAGTTTTGATTCATCAACACCGAGCGAATTTTACACATTTTCTTGCTTTTTTGATGAGAGATCATTTACACTTGTCTCATCAATACATTGATGGCATTAATTTCTAAAATGTAATTGTTTTTGTAGAGACATTATTGGAATCAGCCACACAGCTTTTGATGGTGTTTGGTAAATTTATTGCGACTGTTGCAAAAGTAATAGCACTTAAGTAGAGCTGGTTGTGCAAAAACACACTGGGAAGTTTTGATTCAACCTTTAtatttatgtaaacagaaaagaGAATGTTTCCATAGTACAACGAAAACCACCTCCGCACACTAAATAGGTTCTTTAATGAACTTACTGTGATGAAAGCAGTCACGTGATGTTTCATGTTTAAGAGCATCATTTCGGCTTTTATGCCATCAAAACCCATTTGCACTGTACTGGTTGCTAATCATTCAGAGTTGCTAAAAAGTGTTAAACTAATTAACGATAGCAATCTTagttttttaaatgtatacGGTTAATTTATGTAAAGCACAAGACAGTTGTTTTTAGACCGCCACATGACACAATATACATCAAACAATTCATTTAAATTCCATGGATGGAAAATATATTGCTTTTCCAAAATTAATTTCGGTTCATGGTCCTTCAGTGGAGGTTAAGAAAAGGAGCAAGCATGCTTTGACAAAGTGGAGAAGATATGTTCTCTAAAAGTAGGaattaaagtaaaaaaacaaaactcaaatCCAGAAAACGTCACCGCTGACCAACAAATATGGAGTAATTGGAATCATTAGTTAAGTAGCTGAATATGAATGGATGGGGTTGGCGCTCGTTGGGGCGCCATCATTATGCAAGCGCGTTAAAAGAAAGCAGCGGGAGTCAAGTGGGTAAGAACAAAAAAGAGGGGCAAGGATCGGGACGATCGAGGGTCAGGATTCAAATTCTAAAGTGGAAAGTTGTTCCCATTGTGAGTAGGGACATAAAGCAGGCGCCCAAGCCAGCGGAGGAGAGAAGTTGCAGTTTGGATACAGAAACATCACCATGGCCTCGGCAAGCTCCTACCCTTGGATTGCTTTGGTTCTTATCTTGATGATTACCAACGATATCGGAGTACGGGGCCGCGCACTGGACGCGCATGGAATCGTGGAAGCGTCACCGGGGATGTCAACTCGGTCCCCAAGACCATCTTTACGCACGGACCTCCTGAGGCGCTGGAGGCGAGGCGCCGCGGAGGCTCACCGGGAGCGCTGCGCGGAGCTAACGGCAGCTTGGCAGGAAAGCCCGCATCGTAGTCCCCGGCGAAATTCGACCGTGTTGCGCCTCAGTGTCAGGCCTCTGTCATCTGGAGCTTCCTGGGGCTTGGTGTTTCCAGAGAAGCCCCTCTTCAGCTTCGTGCGGCGGGTCTACCGGTGCTGTCAGGACGGATTCGACTGCAGGAACGTCAAAGGGCTTCAGGGCCGTTTAAGACGAGGTGAGACGGGATAAAAGAAACGTTTTCTCTGCCCTTAGTAAAAATTTAACTCGAAATTTAATCGCACATGCATGCAAAATTATTTCACTAATAGTTATattatgtcaaactcaagggctGGGGGGCAGAGCCAGCCACTTTGCGGCCCACTATAGAAATCTAGATGGGCTTCATGTTTCTTTTCATgtcatttttcttcatttttaacATATATTACAAGCATTTGTTTTTCAATTATGTATATGAAATAATACGGTGAGGTGACGTTTGTATTGTCATGAAGACGCCCCTATGGAAAACATAACGATGTGGCCTGTGACAAAATCAATTTGACAC
This portion of the Syngnathus scovelli strain Florida chromosome 3, RoL_Ssco_1.2, whole genome shotgun sequence genome encodes:
- the hps4 gene encoding BLOC-3 complex member HPS4 → MAELIPPDSRGCHLFLLYDGSKVKGEGDPTSKGICYFYPEETPIDKQELLCGQLAGVGRCISELSSSRVRLLRLRRHKFAIHMKEDFFWALGCSMETPTVSVCELLDKIINLFCFYNGSVRQSYQFNSQESLAARWSRYLSYLLAGPSELHHVFSSLTTIESTNVDPLLLLKAALILQACQRCCPLVLAGCILFRGRVVSTQMSPDVTMKILVHESENFKAHSPKCLSPSNFFGDAVSSTSVFLTMFELQYLQSAPVDRESWSQFTPMKYTLVRQTLSRTPSDTASSESVPSDPTSTQKGNVSPRLSASDNSDLDTVPTQHATNPVRSRPNEEASHETEEEVLQSSTYDSFHSSGGEGEDLEHNATSHLSGEDGGACCETVFDSGETEHCNQDSRNCILEGPNRGASGTKTTPVNPDETPLVPMTLYLHRVKGLVLALLVEPHFLCDQGAMEEVYHSCLASLNGLEAHLRSISPVAPGTAGPYIFAHFDCAQSTLTTNLSGRPGTAPERPFVRATSLLHSHFCNTETLQEAIIRNASTAVYGTRNAAHETFFLQHGVTPRNSGIPNHQDSAFSLPSKARHRLLKHGVNLL